In Procambarus clarkii isolate CNS0578487 chromosome 30, FALCON_Pclarkii_2.0, whole genome shotgun sequence, the DNA window GCGCGCCGCTCCCTCAAGCTGCtcacaaagtaaaggaagtagctaagagatgtttggttgtgggagattcccaggtgaggtacttGGATAGAGCTTTTTATGCCAGAGATAAGGCGGAacgggttaagggtttgctatccgggagcaggGATTGGGGATATTattaacaacatgaatgatattatgggtggtaatgggaacaaacccattatttgtatcagtgtaggtggaaatgatgttggacgcgttaggagtgaggcactgaaacagaggtttaagacagctaTAGAATTagttgggaataagggaggaatgCCGATCATATGTGGTATTCTTCCAAGAAAGTGAGTTGGAAAtgtatggttgtcgagggcacttggtgtcaattgccgactggacaCAAATTTTAAATCAAatcattcattgataactgggaacacttttatggaagaaatgacatgtatgctcgggatggggtgcatctatctagggctggggttgttgctgttgcgaactcgttggaaccagtggttagaggtgtttgtttgggtttaaactgttagtagatagtggtatgggaattgatatgaagAAACGAGGCAATGTGTTGGTGGGGGGAAAAAAATTGgctaaatgatcagggaaagagaagggcctcaaaataacaatacacttagggtatattacactaacagtagaagtctaaggaacaaaataaacgatttaaatgctcttgtctgcacaaaaaaattgatattattgcatttaccgaaacgtggataaatgtagaaaacagagaactattagctgaatatcaaataaatgaatttaaactatttcacacagatatattagacgaggagggggagtagccatatatgttagggaaaatttgaaatgtagtctcaaagacggaaccaaaactgagccacacagaaactatttggatagaattaaacgaaaaagctaaaaatcttataataggagttatatataggccaccacacttagaatggaaacaaagcatctatgggatgaaatatctagagcatctaggtcaagcagtatttgtgtcatgagtgactttaattttagtggaataacctggcttaacagaacagggaataatgaagcagaagattttattgaattaattgacgattacttccttaagcaacacattaaggatccaacgcatggaaataatattttagacttagtgtttATGCCCAAGTGAAGTACATAAacatttgctgaatattttgtacactccctatccggtccatccagtggtcgtcgagactcaacattggctgtttcttatttccagtaaatttaagtcagttgagttttgctgggttctcagccatgttggtgtctctttaaatgagcgtgcggatgatgcctctagggaagctgtccactcttgtcccatctctcgtaaagatattccttatttcgacttttacccagttattcattcctccatccttacccgttggcagggttgttggtcttctgttactggtaacaaattgcgtatatcttaagggtagtgtgtcctcatggccttcctcataccaccgtaaccggcgatgggaaacggctctggcaagatgtgcaggtctctatacattatactcccatcagtgtaaaaataattgtataacactgaaactatgagatgtataacattagaagctattgacagtatcttcaaaatctcaaaccaactgaatcctatgcctttactgatggctctgtgcagttaggcactggtagaacaggttgtgcatgtgcagtatataaagggaatgaaatgatcatgtctagtacacagagattgaacaactgggcaagcacgacacagactgagctattgggtatttatctagccactgaataccttaagctcaatggtggtggagttattttctgtgactctaaaagtgctctgcagtgcttaaataacccatcacaatgtatgtctgaagtagcttgtaatattaaatggaatgtaatttttgccaatgataataactcttgtataaaatttgtgtagatcccatcccatgttggagttggaaaacatgactttgtagatcaattggccaatgaggcttgcaggaaagaaaacattgattatgactttggactatctaatgcaattattagaaacatacaaattaaataaaaaaattcagatttagaagaactaagaaatgcccagagacctgaaagctgcagtattaaaagctaagacaacttttgtaataataggtatttgtatggtcagcacagtaaccggaccaggcaatgtgatgtagtcattgtggtaattcgccttggctataggcacatctggcaggttagtgaggctgagtcactaccagaatattcagattgcaaactctgtgacaaacctttaatgcattcactaggacacaatattgttgaatgtgaaaccgtaaaggactttagacctcctggcctcttgtaccaccaactgtgtaactatttcattgactcaggtgttctggacgacatcctaacaatttatccaaaatttgcttgtccattttaaagaatgaagaacaatttttatttatattacttctaagctgcatcacttatgagcccatccctgcccttgtgtggcagtgcacagtagaaagttgttttaacatatccatacattaaaacattgattgtaaccatgatatatatatgcttcagcctacagtttagacctattgtcttgtgtatgaccctctgtcctgcgtgacagtgaataccagtattaccctcactttaataagacttaattgaatttCTCAGAGTACGCAAAATTGAAATTaactttgtcaataaagatgttaataataatctctctctctctctctctctctctctctctctctctctctctttctctctgtctctttctctctgtctctttctctctgtctctttctctgtctctttctctctgtctctttctctctctctctctctctctctctctctctctctctctctctctctctctctctctctctctctctctctctctctctctctccttcccttcccttccctccccctctccccctccccctccctctccttcaaCCAGCTATAACAATAACCTTAACGGTAGGTGGCTGCAAGTGAGCGTCTGTTTTTGTGTAGGCAGCAGAGTGGCAACACCCGGCTGGGGgcggtgctggctgggggtggtgctggctgggggcgGTGCTGGCTGGGGGCGGTGCTGGCTGGGGGCGGTGCTGGCTGGGGGCGGTGCTGGCTGGGGGCGGTGCTTGCTGGGGGTGATGCTGGCTGGAGGCTGTTCTTGCTGGGGGGAACGGTGCTTGCTGAGGgaggtgcttgctggggttggtgCTTGCTGGAGCCAGTGCTTGCTGGGGGCGGTGCTTGGTGGGGGAGGTGCTTGCTGGGGGAGGTGCTTGCTGGGGGCGGTGCTTGCTGGGGATGTTCCTGGCTGAGGGGGGGTGCTGACGGTGCTGGAAGTGATACgtactggggggagggaggggactgTGTACGCGGTGCCAGCTACTGGGGGAGACGACCACCAGCCGGGGGGTTAATCACCTGTTGACTAACGATGGTGGACCCTAGTGCTCCTGCCCCCGCCAGCGTCAGCATGTGTCCTGCCCCCGCCAGCGTCAGCATGTGTCCTGCCCCCGCCAGCGTCAGCATGTGTCCTGCCCCTGCCAGCGTCAGCATGTGTCCTGCCCCCGCCAGCGTCAGCATGTGTCCTGCCCCCGCCAGCGTCAGCATGTGTCCTGCCCCCGCCAGCGTCAGCATGTGTCCTGCCCCCGCCAGCGTCAGCATGTGTCCTGCCCCCGCCAGCGTCAGCATGTGTCCTGCCCCCGCCAGCGTCAGCATGTGTCCTGCCCCCGCCAGCGTCAGCATGTGTCCTGCCCCCGCCAGCATCACCATGTGTCCTGCCCCCGCCAGCGTCAGCATGTGTCCTGCCCCAGCCAGCATGTGTCCTGCCCCCGCCAGCATCACCATGTGTCCTGCCCCAGCCAGCATGTGTCCTGCCCCCGCCAGCATCACCATGTGTCCTGCCCCCGCCAGCATCACCATGTGTCCTGCCCCCGCCAGCATCACCATGTGTCCTGCCCCAGCCAGCATGTGTCCTGCCCCCGCCAGCATCACCATGTGTCCTGCCCCCGCCAGCGTCAGCATGTGTCCTGCCCCCGCCAGCATGTGTCCTGCCCCCGCCAGCATCACCATGTGTCCTGCCCCAGCCAGCATGTGTCCTGCCCCCGCCAGCGTCAGCATGTGTCCTGcccccaccagcatcaccatgtgtcctgcccccccccccccagcatcagCATGTGTCTGTTGTAGCTACGTGTCTTCACGGAACATGTGTACAGCTGTTCTATGTCGCGAATAAGAGGTATTACTGCATCTATTACAACCCTAAGTACCCGTTGGGTTGTGAAGCAAAGGTTCCTGTGTTGACGTGATCTAATACCGCATCAGACGATACGTGAACACATGTTTCTTGTGTTGTGACGGCTCTATCCTACCAACACAATGTTTTACCTGTTTACAgtgttgtataattgatacatgtgTGCTGTGACTACTCGTGGTGCTGCGTCTGTGGTTTACAACTAACGTAAACTTGCTACTTGGTCAGTAAGGTTATGTTGTTGGTCTTAATACGCCACCCGCGGCGGAGGGGCGGGAAGCCCGCCACTACACCATACATTCTCATCCGCATTCTTTGTCAGCGCTTATCTCTGTACCGCCTTTCCCCGCCCGACCTCTTTATCTCCCTGACCTGCCGCCCGCGCCCTCCTCCCCCCTGACCTGCCGCCCACGCCCACGAGGCAGCGCGCCAGGGGACTCTCCAGCGCCCTTGTATAAATACCATCACTCTAGGCGAGGCGTCTGTGATGTCCCGCTGCCTGCCCGGGGCACGTCCTGCCCCCCGCTGCCTGCCCGGGGCACGTCCTGCCCCCCGCTGCCTGCCCGGGGCACGTCCTGCCCCCCGCCCGGGGCACGTCCTGCCCCCCGCCCGGGGCACGTCCTGCCCCCCGCTGCGTGCCTCTGGGGCACGTCCTGCCCCCCGCTGCCTGCCTCTGGGGCACGTCCTGCCCCCCGCTGCCTGCCTGTGGGGCACGTCCTGCCCCCCGCTGCCTGCCTTTGGGGCACGTCCTGCCCCCCGCTGCCTGCCTGTGGGGCACGTCCTGGCCTCGCTGCCTGCCCGGGGCACGTCCTGGCCCCATTACCTGCCCGGGGCACGTCCTGGCCTCGCTGCCTGCCCGGGGCATGTCCTGCCCCCCGCTGCCTGCCCGGTGTAACGGGAACGGAGAAAATCTCTTTAGTCCATTATCCCGcccttagctaactattctagagttcCTCCAGAGTTCCTACTGTAACCTCTCTaggtcaacaccttgtaacccaggtatttgattacctaggtgtTACATCCACAAGGCATTGTACCTGATGGGCTCCCAgcactctagagaactctagaacatttcactgccacgaacgtgtaagagaaacgaaaggaaagaaatgaataatgaagtactgagtaagggtttggggtgagggaggtagagaggggggggagggaggagtgtcGTTAGTTAGAAGGGAAAGTGGAAGAGAGgcggagggagaaggagagagagtacGGAGATGAGTAGGAAGTAGTGGTAGAGGTAGataagtagaagtagaaagtgctgccaccatccattctagtcagtacatacaagacaaggaatggcacttgtctgtatcacaaagttATCAAAGATGTTATTGCTATCATGTTTTATCTGTATCTTGTCCCATGCAAGATTCTTAGGTCAATAATGCAAGATTCTTTAGGTCAATAATGCAAGATTCTTTAGGTCAATAATGCAAGATTCTTTAGGTCAATAATGCAAGATTCTTTAGGTCAATAATGCAAGATTCTTAGGTCAATAATGCAAGATTCTTTAGGTCAATAATGCAAGATTCTTTAGGTCAATAATGCAAGATTCTTAGGTCAATAATGCAAGATTCTTTAGGTCAATAATGCAAGATTCTTTAGGTCAATAATGCAAGATTCTTTAGGTCAATAATGCAAGATTCTTTAGGTCAATAATGCAAGATTCTTTAGGTCAATAATGCAAGATTCTTTAGGTCAATAATGCAAGATTCTTTAGGTCAATAATGCAAGATTCTTTAGGTCAATAACATCAAGAGTACTCTACACTCTAGTTTGCATATTAAATCCGAAAATCCAAGATCTAGGAACACAGTTACAATCGGATTAAAAGTAAGTTaatcaaatatatatttaaacaatAAATTCCTGATGAGTTTCATGATTCAAAATATCGAACACCAGATTAAGAAAGAGcgtgagtcaccacacaagacatTGAGGACACCACAGCTGACTGGTCGCTGATGATCACACGACATCTAAGTTTGGGAACTACGAAATAAGTCACCTTAACGtccactcaccaagtgtctgactaagttgaatagagaggaggtgttatcttgaggttatcttgagatgatttcggggttttttagtgcctccgcggcccggtcatcgaccagacctccacccccaggaagcagcccgtgacagctgactaacacccaggtatacctattttactgcttggtaacaggggcatagggtgaaagaaactctgcccaatgtttctcgccggcgcctgggatcgaacccaggaccacaggatcacaagcccagcgtgctgtccgctcggccgaccggctcccaccggGGTATCTACAGTTGACAGGCAGTCCCCCCTGGCCggccgacagcctgtctcggtcGCTGTCTGCTGTCCTCTGCTCTGCTTCTGCTGTGCTCTCGAATGCACAGTTCCCTGGGTATTTATTGCGAACCCTAGGagctcaagttcaagtatgtttattgagataagcaagaaatacgtctcaaagggatagagtagcttcggGTATTTCTACCCCCCACCCTAGGAGctaaactccgcccacaagtagattgcCTCAGGCTATCTATCATGCCACACCTTAACCAGCGGCTTCTTTGATGACAAGACACCACCAACCGTCGGCTATTATCAGTTAGTAGAAGCGAGGTGAAATCACACGACCTGACCACGGGTCAGTTTGTCATTTAATACCTAGAGGTGTGAGTTTTTTAATGGCTACAGACTATAGACTGTCGCCTCTCACACTCTTGTCTAACTGACTCATGTTGTATAtacaatattaaataaaactaaacaaaacacctttacggtgttacaccGGGGGCACGTCCTGCCCCCGCTGCCAGCCCGGGGCACGTCCTGCCCCCGCTGCCAGCCCGGGGCACGTCCTGCCTCCGCTGCCAGCCCGGGGCACGTCCTGCCCCCGCTGCCAGCCCGGGGCACGTCCTGCCCCCGCTGCCAGCCCGGGGCACGTCCTGCCCCCGCTGCCAGCCCGGGGCACGTCCTGCCTCCGCTGCCAGCCCGGGGCACGTCCTGCCTCCGCTGCCAGCCCGGGGCACGTCCTGCCCCCGCTGCCAGCCCGGGGCACGTCCTGCCCCCGCTGCCAGCCCGGGGCACGTCCTGCCTCCGCTGCCAGCCCGGGGCACGTCCTGCCCCCGCTGCCAGCCCGGGGCACGTCCTGCCCCCGCTGCCAGCCCGGGGCACGTCCTGCCCCCGCTGCCAGCCCGGGGCACGTCCTGCCCCCGCTGCCAGCCCGGGGCACGTCCTGCCCCCGCTGCCAGCCCGGGGCACGTCCTAGCAGCCCCGGGTGCCACCGGGTCGCCCTAGAGGACCCTCTGGGCTCCTCTTGGCATATGTCAGTCAGCTTCACAGCTTCTGTAGACACTCACTGATTATGATTTTATGTTCACTTCCTGTTGacctgtaccgtgtgtgtgttgacctgtaccgtgtgtgtgttgacctgtaccgtgtgtgtgtgttgacctgtaccgtgtgtgtgttgacctgtaccgtgtgtgtgttgacctgtaccgtgtgtgtgttgacctgtaccgtgtgtgtgttgacctgtaccgtgtgtgtgttgacctgtaccgtgtgtgttgacctgtaccgtgtgtgtgttgacctgtaccgtgtgtgtgttgacctgtaccgtgtgtgtgttgacctgtaccgtgtgtgtgttgacctgtaccgtgtgtgtgttgacctgtaccgtgtgtgtgttgacctgtaccgtgtgtgtgttgacctgtaccgtgtgtgtgtgttgacctgtaccgtgtgtgtgttgacctgtaccgtgtgtgtgtgttgacctgtaccgtgtgtgtgtgttgacctgtaccgtgtgtgtgtgtgttgacctgtaccgtgtgtgtgttgacctgtaccgtgtgtgtgtgttgacctgtaccgtgtgtgtgttgacctgtaccgtgtgtgtgtgttgacctgtaccgtgtgtgtgttgacctgtaccgtgtgtgtgtgttgacctgtaccgtgtgtgtgttgacctgtaccgtgtgtgtgttgacctgtaccgtgtgtgtgtgttgacctgtaccgtgtgtgtgttgacctgtaccgtgtgtgtgttgacctgtaccgtgtgtgtgtgttgacctgtaccgtgtgtgtgtgttgacctgtaccgtgtgtgtgtgttgacctgtaccgtgtgtgtgtgttgacctgtaccgtgtgtgtgtgttgacctgtaccgtgtgtgtgttgacctgtaccgtgtgtgtgtgttgacctgtaccgtgtgtgtgtgttgacctgtaccgtgtgtgtgttgacctgtaccgtgtgtgtgttgacctgtaccgtgtgtgtgtgttgacctgtaccgtgggtgtgtgttgacctgtaccgtgtgtgtgtgttgacctgtaccgtgtgtgtgtgttgacctgtaccgtgtgtgtgttgacctgtaccgtgtgtgtgttgacctgtaccgtgtgtgtgtgttgacctgtaccgtgtgtgtgtgttgacctgtaccgtgtgtgtgtgttgacctgtaccgtttgtgtgtgttgacctgtaccgtgtgtgtgtgttgacctgtaccgtgtgtgtgtgtgttgacctgccccgtgtgtgtgtgttgacctgtaccgtgtgtgtgttgacctgtaccgtgtgtgtgttgacctgtaccgtgtgtgtgttgacctgtaccgtgtgtgtgttgacctgccccgtgtgtgtgtgttgacctgccccgtgtgtgtgtgttgacctgtaccgtgtgtgtgtgttgacctgtatcgtgtgtgtgttgacctgtaccgtgtgtgtgtgttgacctgtaccgtgtgtgtgttgacctgtaccgtgtgtgtgttgacctgtaccgtgtgtgttgacctgtaccgtgtgtgttgacttgtaccgtgtgtgtgttgacctgtaccgtgtgtgtgtgttgacctgtaccgtgtgtgtgtgttgacctgtaccgtgtgtgtgttgacctgtaCCGTGTGTGTTGACCTGTACCGTGTGTGTTGACCTTCCAGAgtcacacagtgtacacagtcacacaatgtacacagtcacacagtgtacacagtcacacagtgtacacagtcacatggtgtacacagtcacacagtgtacacagtcacatggtgtacacagtcacacaatgtacacagtcacatggtgtacacagtcacacagtgtacacagtcacacagtgtacacagtcacacaatgtacacagtcacatggtgtacacagtcacacacagtgtacacagtcacacagtgtacacagtcacacagtgtacacagtcacacacagtgtacacagtcacatggtgtacacagtcacacagtgtacacagtcacacaatgtacacagtcacatggtgtacacagtcacacagtgtacacagtcacacagtgtacacagtcacacaatgtacacagtcacatggtgtacacagtcacacacagtgtacacagtcacacagtgtacacagtcacacacagtgtacacagtcacacagtgtacacagtcacacagtgtacacagtcacacacagtgtacacagtcacacacagtgtacacagtcacacagtgtacacagtcacacagtgtacacagtcacacagtgtacacagtcacacacagtgtacacagtcacacaatgtacacagtcacacagtgtacacagtcacatggtgtacacagtcacatGGTGTGCACagtcacacagtgtacacacatacagtgtacacagtcacacagtgtacacagtcacacagtgtacacagtcacacacagtgtacacagtcacacacagtgtacacagtcacacacagtgtacacagtcacacagtgtacacagtcacacacagtgtacacagtcacacacagtgtacacagtcacacacagtgtacacagtcacacagtgtacacagtcacacagtgtacacagtcacacacagtgtacacagtcacacacagtgtacacagtcacacagtgtacacagtcacacagtgtaccagtcacacagtgtacacagtcacatggtgtacacagtcacacagtgtacacagtcacatggtgtacacagtcacacagtgtacacagtcacacagtgtacacagtcacacagtgtacacagtcacacagtgtacacagtcacacagtgtacacagtcacacagtgtacacagtcacacagtgtacacagtcacacggtgtacacagtcacacagtgtacacagtcacacggtgtacacagtcacacagtgtacacagtcacacacagtgtacacagtcacacacagtgtacacagtcacacagtgtacacagtcacacagtgtacacagtcacacagtgtacacagtcacacagtgtacacagtcaCACAATGTATACAgtcacacagtgtacacagtcacacaatgtacacagtcacacggtgtacacagtcacacagtgtacacagtcacacagtgtacacagtcacacagtgtacacagtcacacagtgtacacagtcacacaatgtacacagtcacacagtgtacacagtgtacacagtcacacagtgtacacagtcacacagtgtacacagtcaCACTATGTACACAGTCACACTATGTACACAgtcacacagtgtacacagtcacacggtgtacacagtcacacagtgtacacagtcacatggtgtacacagtcacacagtgtacacagtgtacacagtcacacaatgtacacattcACACGGTGTGCACAGTCAcatggtgtacacagtcacatggtgtacacagtcacatggtgtacacagtcacatggtgtacacagtcacacagtgtacacacacatggtgtacacagtcacatggtgtacacagtcacacGGTGTACACAGTCACACGGTGTGCACagtcacacagtgtacacacatacagtgtacacacacacacacggtgtacacagtcacatggtgtacacagtcacacagtgtacacagtgtacacagtgtacacagtcacacaatgtacacagtcacatggtgtacacagtcacatggtgtacacagtcacacagtgtacacagtgtacacagtcaCACGGTGTGCACAGTCAcatggtgtacacagtcacatggtgtacacagt includes these proteins:
- the LOC138369966 gene encoding uncharacterized PE-PGRS family protein PE_PGRS54-like encodes the protein MVMLVGAGHMLTLAGAGHMLAGAGHMVMLAGAGHMLAGAGHMLTLAGAGHMVMLAGAGHMLAGAGHMVMLAGAGHMVMLAGAGHMVMLAGAGHMLAGAGHMVMLAGAGHMLAGAGHMLTLAGAGHMVMLAGAGHMLTLAGAGHMLTLAGAGHMLTLAGAGHMLTLAGAGHMLTLAGAGHMLTLAGAGHMLTLAGAGHMLTLAGAGHMLTLAGAGHMLTLAGAGHMLTLAGAGALGSTIVSQQVINPPAGGRLPQ